TCCATCGACGTGCGCAGGTGCGGCCCGGTCTGCCACCGCCGCGCGTCGTTGCTCTTCAATCCCTCCCTCCCCGCCACCTTCACCGCGAACCCCAGCCGCCGCTCGACCGCGATCATCGCATCACCCATATGAATGGAAAAGGTCCTAAGTCCTAAGTCCCAAGTCCCAAGTGAGTTATGAAGACCGCCGCCCGGTTCGCCACTCAGCACTCAGCACTCAGCACTCAGCACTTGGGACTTAGGACTTAGGACTTAGGACTTAGGACTTAGGACTTAGCACTCGTCGTTCATCACGGCCTCTCCACACACACCCACACCGTCTCCGTGCTGGCGCTGTAGAACATCGAGATCACCACGTTCTTCCGGCGCCCGTCGCGGAACCGGAAGACATAGTCGAACACCGTGTGCAGGCTCTTCTTCTCCACCCCCTCCACGAAGCGGCCGTGGAACTCCTGCACCCTGGTGCACGGCGCCACCTCGTCGAAGAAGTTCTTCCCCAGCGCGTCGTCCTTGGCCACGCGGGCCAGTGCCGACTCGGTCTGGTTGAACTTCAGCACCTTGCCGTCCGGCGCCAGCTGGATCATCCCCACGGGAAGGGTGTCGAGCTCGGTCTCGGACAGCACGTCGGCTTTCTCCAGGACTCCGGCGGTTGCCTGCATGGGGTTCTCCCGATCGTGATTGGAAGCTCAGGGCGATGACGCCACGACGCTCGGAAACCTACGCTCCTGTCCAATGTTTGTCAAAGGATGGGGATGGACATCGAAAAACGGGGAGACGCGGGGGATGGAACCCGTTTTGCTTGTTCGGCTTCCTCCGCGCGCGCCGCCCCGGCGCGCTCGGGCGCCACACCGAACCCGGGGATGCGCCGATGAGCAACGACGACCTGGACCGCGTGGTCCCGCTGGACGAGCTCGACGACTTCCGCGTGTCGCGCGACGACCCCGATCCGCGCGGGTGGGAGGTGGTGGCGGCGGACGGCCGCAAGATCGGCGAGGTCGACGAGCTGCTGGTGGACACCGGGGCCATGAAGGTGCGCTACCTCGATGTCGATCTGGACGACGAGATGGTGGCCGGCGAGCACGACCGCCACGTGCTGGTGCCCATCGGCTACGCGCGGCTGGACCGCGACCACGACCGCGTGATCGTGGACGAGATCACCTCCGCCGACCTGCGCGCGATCCCGGCGTACGACCACGGCCCCATCACCCGCGACTTCGAGACCTCGGTGCGCGACAGCTGGCGGCGCGACCGCGGCGACCGGCAGCGCTTCGCGGCGGCGGATGCGGACGGCGCCCCATCAAGGGAGATGCGCGCGGAGGCGCAGGATGACTTCTACTCCGACGACTCGTTCGACGAGACGGGGTTCTGGGCCGCGCGGCGCGCCACCGGCCTGGGCGGCGCGCTGGGCGACATCGGCAACGACCCCGGTTACCCGCGCGACCTCGGCGGCCGCTCGTAGCCCGGCATCCCCATGACTCACGCGGAGACGCGAAGGCGCGGAGGCGTTTGCCCCGCTCCTCCGCGTCTCCGCGTCTCCGCGCCTGGTCCCGCCTTGCCGGGCTCTCGCCGCGGGGCCGGACCGCGTAGATTGCCGGGATGAGCAAACGCCACGTGCTGGCGATGGACATCGGCTCCTCCTCCGTGCGCGCGCAGGTGTACGACGCGCGCGGCCGGGCGGCGGGCGCGGGGGCGCAGGTGCCGGTGCGCTGGCGCACGCACCCGCGCGGCGCCATGGAGGCCGACGCGGACACGCTCGTGCGCGCCGCGCTCACCGCGCTGGACCGCGCGACGAAGGCCGCGCGCGCCGCGAAGCTGGAGATCGCCGCCGTCGCGATCGACACCTTCTGGCACGGGGTGATGGGGGTCGATGCGGACGGCCGCACGCTCACGCCGCTCTACGCCTGGGGCGACACGCGCGCGCGGGACGCCGCCGCGCGGCTGCGGGAGCGGGTGGACGCGGAGGCGGCGCACGGCCGCACCGGGTGCTTCGTGCACGAGAGCTACCCGGCCGCCAAGCTGGTCTGGCTGCGCCAGATGTTGGGCGATACCTTCCCGCGCGCCGCGGCCTGGCTCTCCATCGGCGAGCACCTGGGCGAGCGGCTGTCCGGCGTCCGCCGCACCTCGCTGTCGATGGCCTCGGCGACCGGATTGCTGGACGTGCGCGAGTGCCGGTGGGACGCGGAGATGCTGGCCGCGTGCGGCATCACCGGGGCCCATCTCCCCGAGCTTTCCGACGAGCCGGTACGCGGGCTCCTCCCGCCGTTCGCCAGGCGCTGGCCGGAGCTGGCCGGGGTCCCCTGGTTCCCCGCGCTGGGCGACGGCGCCTGCGCCACCGTCGGCAGCGGCGCGGCGAAGCCCGGCCGCCTGGCGCTGACGGTGGGGACGAGCGCCGCCGTCCGCGTGCTGCGCGAGGACGCGGAGCCGCGCGTCCCGGACGGCCTCTGGCTCTACCGGGTGGACGCGCGGCGGACCGTGGCGGGGCGCGCCATCTCCAACGGCGGCAACACCTTCGCCTGGCTGCGCCGCACGCTCCGCCTCCCGCGCCCCGACCGCCTGGAGGCCATGCTCGCGTCCGCCGCCGACGAGCCGGCGCCGCATCTCCGGGCCATCCCCACCCTGCTGGGCGAGCGCCCGCCGCTCTCCGAGCGGGGCGAGGCCGCCACCTTCGCGGGGATGACGATGGACACCACGCCCGTCGACCTCTGGCGCGCGTGGCTGTGGGCGGTGGCGGGGCGGGTGGCGGACGCGGTCGCCGCGGTGGAGGGCGAGTACGGGCGCGCGGACGAGATCGTGGCCAGCGGCGGCGCGCTGCACGCATCGGCGTCGTTCCGCCGCATCCTCGAGCGCGCGCTCGGCCGCCCCATCACCCTGCGCGACGATGGCAACGACACCGCCCGCGGCGCCGCCCTCGTCGCGCTGGAGCGCATCCGCGGCTGAGCCGGCGCCGCGCGCGGGTGTCCGCGCCGCGGCGCCATTCTCGCAGGCGGCGGAAGAGCGGAGCGGCCAGGCCGGGGAAGGCGAATGAATTCGCGGCAACAACTGCCCGAAGTCCGCCTTCGCGGACTCCCTTTCCGGCATCGTGGCTCGCCTCGAAGCCTGGCTGCACCCAACCCTCTCCCGTTATCGGGAGAGGGTGGCGAGCCTGAGCGAGCCGGGTGAGGGCTGCGATGTGGAGGGAACGCGCCGGCATGCAGTGCTCACGCTGAGTGCAAGTCACCCCCGGCCGCGATTTCGAGCAGGGACGCACCACAACCTTTCAACCAGACCGATCGATGTCCGACGGACGGCCGTACGGCGGCGACCTGGACCAGCTCTGCATCAACACCATCCGCACCCTGTCGATGGACGCGGTGCAGAAAGCCAACTCCGGCCACCCGGGCACGCCCATGGCGCTGGCCCCGCTGGCCTACGTCATCTGGACGCGCCACCTGCGCCACAATCCCCGCGACCCGAAGTGGATCGACCGCGACCGGTTCATCCTTTCCGCCGGGCACGCGTCCATGCTGCTGTACTCCATGCTCTACCTCACCGGCTACGGGCTGGAGCTGGACGACCTGAAGAACTTCCGCCAGTGGGAGAGCAAGACCCCCGGCCACCCCGAGTACGGCCTCACCGTCGGCGTGGAGACCACCACCGGGCCGCTGGGGCAGGGGTTCGCCAACGGCGTGGGGATGGCGATGGCCGAGGCGCACATCGCGGCGCAGTTCAACACGCCCGAGCACAAGCCCATCGACCATCACGTCTACGCCATCTGCTCCGACGGCGACCTGATGGAGGGCGTGGCCAGCGAGGCGGGATCGATCGCCGGCCATCTCCAGCTCGGCAAGCTCATCTACTTCTGGGACGACAACAAGATCACCATCGAGGGCTCCACCGACCTGGCCTTCACCGAGGACCTGCTGCAGCGCTTCGCCGGCTACGGCTGGCACACCGACCGCGTGGAAGACGTGAACGACCTGGAGGCCCTCGACGCCGCCATCCGCCGCGCCAAGGAGGACCCGCGCCCGTCGATGATCGCGGTGCGCACGGTCATCGGCTACGGCTCGCCCAACCGCGCGGGGAGCGAAAAGGCGCACGGCGAGGCGCTGGGCGAGGAAGAGGTGAAGCTCTCCAAGCAGCAGCTGGGCTGGCCCACCACCGACACCTTCTGGGTGCCGGACGAGGCGCTCCGGCACATGCGGCAGGCGGGGGAGAAGGGCCAGCAGATGCAGGATGAGTGGAAGCGGCGCTACGACGCCTTCGCCGCCGCCGAGCCGGAGCTGGCCAAGCGGCTGGAGGACGCGCTCGCCCGCCGCCTGCCGGAGGGGTGGGACGCGGACATCCCGACCTGGAGCAAGGACGACAAGCCGCTCGCCACGCGCGCCGCCTCGGGGAAGGCGATCAACGCGATCGCCCGGCACGTTCCCTGGCTGATGGGCGGCTCGGCAGACCTGGCCGGCTCCAACAACACGCACATCGACGGCGTGGGGGACTTCGAGCCGCAGTCGTACGACGGGCGCAACCTGCACTTCGGCGTGCGCGAGCACGCCATGGGCTCGCTGATGAACGGGATGACGCTGCACGGCGGGGTGCGCGTGTACGGCGGCACCTTCCTCATCTTCAGCGACTACATGAAGCCGCCGGTGCGCCTGGCCGCGCTCATGGAGCAGCCCACCCTCTACATCTACACCCACGACTCCGTCGGCCTGGGCGAGGACGGCCCCACGCACCAGCCCATCGAGCAGCTGGCCTCGCTGCGCGCCGTTCCCGGGCTGGTGGACCTGCGCCCCGGCGACGCGAACGAAACCGCCGAAGCGTGGCGCTTCGCGATGGAGTACACCGAGGGCCCGGTCTTCATGGCGCTCACCCGGCAGGGGCTCCCCATCGTCGACCGCGCGGTGTTCGGCGCCGCGTCCGGGCTGCGCAAGGGCGCCTACGTCCTGGCCGAGGCGGAAGGCGAGCTGCGGGCGATCCTCATCGCCACCGGGAGCGAGGTGAGCGTGGCGATGGAGGCGCGCGAGCAGCTGCAGGCGGAGGGGATCGGCACGCGCGTGGTGAGCATGCCAAGCTGGACGCTCTTCTCGCGCCAGCCGCGGGAGTACCAGGACGAGGTGCTGCCGCCGGAGATCGATGCGCGCGTGGCCGTGGAGGCCGCCTCGCCGATGGGGTGGGAGCGGTGGGTGGGCCGCGCCGGCCGCGTGGTCGGCATCAGCCACTTCGGCGCCAGCGCCCCGGCGAAGGAGATCTTCAAGCAGCTCGGCTTCAGCGCGGACAACGTCGCCGCGAAGGCGAAGGAAGCGCTCGGTATCGCCAGCGGCGAGGGCGAGGAAGCCGGCCTGGCCGCGGCGGGGCCGACGAAGGAAGGAACGGACGAAGGAAAACAGTCCTGAGTCCCCAGTGCTAAGTCCTAAGTGAACTGCTTTCCACTTAGGACTTGGGACTCAGGACTCAGGACTTCTGTTCAGCTGTACCCTAACCAAAGGACGGTCACCGATGTCCGAAAACACCAGCCGCCTCCACTCCCTGCACGAGCAGGGACAGAGCGTGTGGCTCGACTACATCCGCCGCGGAATCATCGAGAACGGCGAGCTGGAGGAGATGATCCGCAAATACGACCTGCGCGGCGTGACCTCCAACCCGTCGATCTTCGAGGAGGCGATCGGGAAGAGCGACGACTACGACGACGCGATGGAGACCTTCGCCGCCGAGGGAACCGAGGCGGGCGAGGCGTTCGAGCGCATCGCGGTGGAGGACATCCAGAACGCGTGCGACATCTTCCGCCCCGTGTACGACGCGGCGGGCGGGCACGACGGGATGGTGTCGATCGAGGTGTCGCCGCTGCTGGCCGACGACACGCAGCGCACGCTGGACGAGGCGCGCAAGCTGTGGAAGCTGGTGGACCGCCCCAACGTGATGGTGAAGATCCCCGGCACCGACGAGGGGATCGGCGCCATCGAGGAGGCGCTGTCGGAGGGGATCAACATCAACATCACCCTGCTCTTCTCGCTGCGCGGCTACGAGGCGGTGATGGAGGCGTTCCTGCGCGCGATGGAGCGCCGCGCCGAGGCCGGCCAGCCGCTGGACCACGTGGCCTCGGTCGCCTCGTTCTTCGTCTCGCGCGTGGACAGCGCGGTGGACGCGGAGCTGGAGAAGATCGTCGCGGAGGGAGGCGCCAACGCCGAGAAGGCGAAGTCGGTGATGGGGCGCGCGGCCATCGCCAACGCGAAGATGGCGTACGCGCGCTTCCTCCAGGTGTTCAGCGGCGAGCGGTGGGAGCGGCTGAAGGCGAAGGGCGCGCACGTGCAGCGGCCGCTCTGGGCCAGCACGTCGACCAAGAACCCGGCGTACCGCGACGTGATCTACGTGGAGGAGCTGATCGGGCCCGACACCGTGAACACCATGCCGCTGGCCACCATCCAGGCCTTCGCCGACCACGGTGAGGCGCGCCGCACGGTGGACCTGGAGATGGACCGCGCGCGCGGGGAGCTGGCCACGCTGCAGGAGCTCGGCATCGACCTGGACGCGGTGACGGAGCGGCTGCAGGTGGAGGGCGTCGAGAAATTCGCGAAGTCGTTCCATCAAATGATCAAGACGGTGGACGAGAAGCTGACGCGGGTGGCCCAGGAGACCTGACCGGCGGCGCGGGACTTTTCCGCACGCGGATCGCTCCCCGGCACCCTTTGCCGGGGAGCGATTTCGTTTTGCGCATCCATCCCGCATCTCCCGGATCCCGCCTTCGCGCGGCGGCCGCGGACCGGCGTCCAGCGCCTCCGCGGCGTGTCACTCCCGTCCACATGGGGCCGCGGGTGGGACATGAACATGCGGCGCGGGTGTCACGACCGGACGGCCGCGCCCCACATCCTGCCGGAAACGACTGGTTAGGGAGACAATCCGTAACATGCGCCGCCACATCGGGTTCGCGCCGATTGAGACGTTCCGCGTACGAATCGGCATACAATCTGCAACACTCACGCGTCGCAGATTATCGGGAACAATTTCATCCGCAGCAGTTTCATTCGCACGGCCGTTCATCCGCGGGGCTTCTTTTCCAGCAGCAGCGCCGCCAGCGGTCCGCAGGGCCCAGCAGCACACAGATCCGCCGCCGGGAGCAGGTCCACGGGTTCGGCCTCTTGATGCGCCGGACATCGTCGCCCGTCACAGGTACGCAGGCTCAGCCCGCCGTCCCCGTGGCCGCCCGGCAGATCATGGCCGTAACGACAATTGCACGCAGTTCCATTCATCTGGCGGCGACACACCAGGGCCGGAGCAGGTTCGCGGGCCGATTCGATGCGCAGGTCCACGACGTACGCAGGTGACAATGCTGATCGGTTGATGCGTGACCCGCCGGCCTGCCCGGCCTGGCGCGCCGGGCCGGCTCCCCACCAGGGAGTCGGCCCGGTGCCGTTTGGGGGAGATCGACGGGATCCGTGAACCCGAAAATGCGAGTGAACTCGCGGCTACGACGGCACGCAGTCCGCCTTCGCGGACTCGGTTCGGCGCAGGGAGAGGCGGCGGGGCGCATCCCCATCTCCGGATCATCATCTTGCCGAGAGATCAGTGGTGGCGCACCTTTTCGGCATCTCCCCCCCTGAATTCCCCTGGACGGCAGACGCGAGATGAAGATCGGCATCCTGGGCACCGGCGTGGTGGGGCAGTCGCTCGGGCTCGGCTTCGCGGGGCGCGGGCACGAGGTGATGATGGGCTCGCGCGATCCCGGCAGCGACAAGGTGCGCGAGTGGGCGGCGAAGGCGGGCGGGCGCGCGTCGGCCGGAACCTTCGCCCAGGCGGCGGCGTTCGGCGAGATCGCGGTGCTGGCGACGGCGTGGAGCGGGACGGAAAGCGCGCTGCAGCTCGCCGGCGCGGAGAACCTGGCGGGCAAGGTGGTGATCGACGTCACCAACCCGCTCGACTTCTCCACCGGCGCGCCGCGGCTGGCGCTGGGGTTCGGCGACTCGGGCGGCGAGCAGGTGCAGCGCTGGCTTCCCGGCGCGAAGGTGGTGAAGGCGTTCAACATCATCACCGCGGGGGAGATGGTGGACCCCGACTTCCCCTGCGGCCCGCCGACGATGTTCATCTGCGGCAACGACGACGGCGCGAAGCACGCCGTGGCCGGCATCTGCACCGACTTCGGCTGGGAGATCGTGGAGACCGGCGGCATCGACGGCGCGCGCCTGCTGGAGCCGCTGGCGATGCTCTGGATCGTGCACGGCATCCGCACCGGCGCGTGGACGCACGCGTTCAAGCTGCTGCGGAAGTAGGTGCGGGAGTGCGGGAGTGCGTGAGTGCGTGCGATGTCGAAGCATCGGCGCGACCGGAGCCAATCCCGCGCACACAACATCCGACGTCATCCTGAGGCCGGCCACACCGATGCTGAACCCTCACTGATGCTGGCAGGCCGAAGGATCTATAATCCGACGTCGCCACATCGCATCGGACGCGCTCTGGCATGGGGTGAGAGTCGCCGCCACGCATCTTTGCGACTCCGCAACGCAGTGCCGGAACTAGCGATAGATCCTTCGGCCTGCCGGCATTCGGGCAGGACGAGGTCGGCGTGGCCGGCCTCAGGATGACGTCTACTCTGCTTTTTTCATCCCCGAGAGTCACGTGACTGATACCGAGATTGCCGCGCGGAACACGCCGGTGTGGGACGACGGGAGCTGGGCGGGGCTGCCGCGGCTGGAGGACGACGTCACCGCCGACGTGTGCGTGGTGGGGCTGGGCGGGTCGGGGCTCACCTGCATGGGCGAGCTGCGGCGGATGGGCGTGAGCGTCGTGGGCGTGGACGCGGGGATGGTCGCGGGCGGGGCGGCGGGGCGAAACGGCGGGTTCCTGCTGGCCGGCGCGTACGAGTTCTACCACGACGCGGTCGCGGCGTACGGGCGGGAGCGCGCGCTGACCATCTACCGCACCACGCTCGCCGAGGTCGACCGCATCACCGCGGAGACGCCGGACGCGGTGCGGCGCGTGGGCTCGCTCCGCATCGCCGCGGACGACGAGGAGGTGGCGGACTGCCGCGCGCAGCTGGCCGCCATGCGAGCGGACGGGCTGGCCGTGGAGTGGTACGAGGGCGCGGAGGGCACCGGGCTGCTCATCCCCTCCGACGGCGCGTTCAATCCCCTGCTCCGCTGCCGCACCCTGGCGCTCCGGCTGGCGGATGCGGGCGCGCGGCTGTTCGAGCACTCGCCCGCGACCGAGCTGCGCGCGGGCGAGGTGCGCACGCCGGGCGGACGCGTGCGCTGCGGTCGCGTGATCGTGGCCGTCGACGGGCGGCTGGAGCAGCTGGTGCCCGCGCTGGCCGGGCGCGTCCGCACCGCGCGGCTGCAGATGGTGGCGACGGCGCCGCTCCCGGAGATCCGCTTCCCGCGTCCCTGCTACATGCGCTGGGGATACGAGTGGTGGCAGCAGCTTCCGGACGGCCGCATCGCCCTGGGCGGCTTCCGCGACCGCGGCGGCGACCCGGAGTGGACGCACCACGCCGAGCCGGGCGACGTGGTGCAGGAGATGATCGATCACTTCCTGCGCGGCACCCTCGGCGTCGACGCGCCCATCACCCACCGCTGGGCCGCGCCCGTCGGCTACACGGAAGACGGGCTGCCGGTGCTGGACGAGGTGGAGCCCGGCGTCTGGGCGCTCGGCGGGTACAGCGGCACCGGCAACGTCATCGGGGCGCTCTGCGGCCGCGCCGCGGCGCAGCTCGCAGTCACCGGCGCGTCGGAGCTGCGCCCGCTGTTCGTCTCCGCGTAGATCGGAATCTTGACGTAAGCAGACGAACGCATCGGCGGGCGAGAGAGGCATCTCTCGCCCGCCGCTTTTCATCTGCCGACCACCGCCAAGACACGATCTCCGCTCTGCAAGCTCGCGTCGGGATCATCCCCACGCAGGTGCGGGGGAATCCGGATGGACCGGCTCCGCGGGGATGGCCACATTCGGCGGCGACGGACGAGACCGCCCACTCCCTTCTCGATGACGAGGACTTCGATGCAGCACGGGAACCTGCTGGCCGTCGCCGCGCTCGGCGTCTTGCTGCTCGCGGCGGCGTGCGGCGGCGGGAGGGACAGCGTGGATGGCGATGCCCCCGCGGACACCGCTCAGGCGGCGGCTCCCGCGCCAGCGGCGAGCTCCGGGCCCGTCGCCCTCGGGACGCCGGGGGAGGGGAACGGCCGGGTGATCGAGATCAAAATGATCACCGACGAGCAGGGAAACCGCTTCGAGCCGAACGCCGTCAGCGCGAAGGAGCACGACGTGCTACGCTTCACGCTGGTGTCCGGCGGCGGCGTGCACAACGTGAGCTTTCCGGCCGCGCGGAACCCCGGCGTGCAGGGACTTCCCGCCCCCAGCGAGCTGATGCAGGCGGCGGGGCAGACGAAGGAGTACGTCGTGGGGCTGAAGCCCGGCTCGTACTACTTCCAGTGCGATCCCCACGCCGCGCTGGGGATGACCGGCACGCTGAACGTCGGCGCGTAGCCGGAGCACGGCCACAACACTCCCGCCCCTTGGATCGGCCGGTTCGGACGCATGGATCCGCCCTGCGAAGCACGCACGCAGCACCGGGCCCCGCGGCGCCATGCCGGCGGGGCCCGTGCCATTTCGTCTCCCCGGCCTGCGCTCGTGCGCGTGGACGATGCGGGACGGCGGGGTTACTTTGTCGCGCGTGAACGCACCCGATCTCCGCCCGCGGCGGCGCGCCTGAATGCGCATCGTGCTCAGCAACGCCTCGTACAGCTGGGGCGGGGTGCACCAGGTGACGGAGGTGCTGGCGCGGGGGCTCCAGGAGCGCGGCCATTACGTCGCGGTGTTCGGCCGGCCGGACTCGCCGCTGGAGGAGCGGCTGCGCGGGGTGGCGCCCTTCGAGCCGATCCTGAAGGGGATGGACCTGCACCCCGGCGTGGTCTGGCGCGCCGCCCGCGCCCTCGGCCGCCACCGGGCCGACGTGGTGCTGACGCTGATGAAGAAGGACGTGCGCCTCACCGGCCCCGCGGCGTGGATGCGGCGCATCCCCGTCGTCGTCCGGCACGCCAACGACCGCCCGCTGCGCGGCACCCCGGACCACCGCCTGTTCTTCGGCGCGCTCCCCGCGCGGCACGTGGCCAACTCCGCGGCGACGCGCGAGACGCTGCTGCGGTCGGCGCCCTGGCTGCGGCCGGACTCGATGGCGGTGATCCATAACGGGATCGACGCCGCGCGCTTCGACCGGGCGACTCCCGCCGCGCTGGGACTGCCGGAGAGCGCGCTGGCGATCGGCTTCATCGGGCGGTTCGACGAGCGCAAGGGCGTGCTGGACCTGGCGCGCGCCTGGCCCGCGGTGGCCGCCGCCCTCCCCCACGCGCACCTGGTGATGGTCGGCAAGGGCCCGGCGGAAGAGCGGACGCGCGCGCTGCTGGCGGATGCGGAGCGCGTGCACTGGCTGGGCTACCGCCGCGACATCCCCGAGCTGCTGCGGGCGATGGACGTGCTGGCCGTCCCCTCGCACTGGGAGGGGTTCGGGCTGGTGGCGGCGGAGGGGCTGGCGGCGGGCGTCCCCGTCGTAGCCGCGAACGCGAGCAGCCTGCCGGAGATCGTGGAGCACGAAGTGCAGGGACTGCTCGTCCCGCCGGGCGATCCGGACGCGCTCGCCGCCGCGCTGGTGCGCCTGGCCCGCGACCCTACCGCCCGCGCGCGGATGTCCGCGGCCGGCCGCGCCCGCGCCCGCGACGCCTTCAGCCTCGATCGCATGATCGACCGCTACGAGGCGCTGCTGGCAGAGGTCGCGAAGAAGCGCTAAGCCGCGAGCCGCGCGGCAGCATCGACATCCATCGAAGCGCCGGGATGCCGAGGCCGCAGTCCCGCAGGGACTTTGTGCTGTTGTTGCCCGGGAATTCCATTCCCGGTGAGCAGGTGAGCAGGTGCGCCAACGAAGGCTCTCCCCGCTGCCGCTTGATCATCGACCGAAACATCGAAGTTGAAGCTGGATAGACCGATGCCGGACACGAAGCCATCTACATCTCCATCCCCCTCCCCCGCCCCGCCCGCGTCTCCGTCCCCCGCGACGGCGCGTGGCGCGGACGGCGACGGGCCGCGCCACACGCCCGCGCACCGCGTGGAGTACGCGCTGGCGCGGACGCTGGAGACCGCGGTGGCCACGCTCCCCGAGCGCGTGGCGGACGCCGTCGGCCGGCGGATCGGGCGGATGGTGTACCGGCTGGGGATCCGGCGGAAGGTGGTCGAGGCCAACCTCCGCCTGGCCTATCCCGGCCAGCCGGAGGCGTGGATCCACGCGACCGCGCGCGCCGCGTACGAGCACCTGGGGCGCGAGTCCGCCGCCATCCTGCGGCTGGGCAAGCTCGACCGGCAGGCCATCGTCGACCGCACCGTCCCGGTCGGATGGGATGAGCTGCAGGGCGCGCTGGACGAGGGGAAGGGCGTCATCCTCGTCACCGGCCACTACGGCAACTGGGAGATCGCCGCGGCCACGGTCGCCTCGCGCGGCACGCCGATCGCCGCCATCGTCCGCCGCCAGGGGAACCGGCTGGTGGACGCGCGCCTGAACGGGCTGCGGCTGAACCTGGGCGTGGAGACCATCACCCAGCGCGAAGCGCCGTCGCGCGTCCCGCGGCTGCTGCGCCGGAACCGGGTGATCGGCATCGTGGGCGACCAGGACGCGCGCCGCGCCGGCGTCTTCGTCCCCTTCTTCGGCCGCCCGGCGTCCACCCACCGCGGGCCCGCGCTCTTCGCGCTGAAGCTGGGCGCGCCGGTGTTCGCCTGCGTGGCCCGCCGCCTACCCGGGCGCGAGGTGCGCTACGAGGTGTCGGGGCAGCGCGTCCCGGTCGTCCGCACGGGCGACCTGGAGGCCGACGTGCGGGCGCTCACGGCCGAGCTGGCGGCGCGGCTCGAGGGCGAGGTGAGGAAGGCGCCGGAGCAGTACTTCTGGTTCCACCGGCGCTGGAAAAGCAGCCCCGGACCGGAACATTTCGCCGCGGAATCGGGTAATGCCGAGGCCGCATCCGTCCCCGCGGACACCGACCCGGACGACGCGTGATCTACATCTGCATTCCCGCGCTGAACGAGGCGCGCACCATCGGCGTGCTCCTCTGGAAGATCCGCCAGGTGATGGAGG
This genomic interval from Longimicrobium sp. contains the following:
- a CDS encoding PAS domain-containing protein: MQATAGVLEKADVLSETELDTLPVGMIQLAPDGKVLKFNQTESALARVAKDDALGKNFFDEVAPCTRVQEFHGRFVEGVEKKSLHTVFDYVFRFRDGRRKNVVISMFYSASTETVWVCVERP
- a CDS encoding PRC-barrel domain-containing protein, yielding MSNDDLDRVVPLDELDDFRVSRDDPDPRGWEVVAADGRKIGEVDELLVDTGAMKVRYLDVDLDDEMVAGEHDRHVLVPIGYARLDRDHDRVIVDEITSADLRAIPAYDHGPITRDFETSVRDSWRRDRGDRQRFAAADADGAPSREMRAEAQDDFYSDDSFDETGFWAARRATGLGGALGDIGNDPGYPRDLGGRS
- a CDS encoding FGGY family carbohydrate kinase; amino-acid sequence: MSKRHVLAMDIGSSSVRAQVYDARGRAAGAGAQVPVRWRTHPRGAMEADADTLVRAALTALDRATKAARAAKLEIAAVAIDTFWHGVMGVDADGRTLTPLYAWGDTRARDAAARLRERVDAEAAHGRTGCFVHESYPAAKLVWLRQMLGDTFPRAAAWLSIGEHLGERLSGVRRTSLSMASATGLLDVRECRWDAEMLAACGITGAHLPELSDEPVRGLLPPFARRWPELAGVPWFPALGDGACATVGSGAAKPGRLALTVGTSAAVRVLREDAEPRVPDGLWLYRVDARRTVAGRAISNGGNTFAWLRRTLRLPRPDRLEAMLASAADEPAPHLRAIPTLLGERPPLSERGEAATFAGMTMDTTPVDLWRAWLWAVAGRVADAVAAVEGEYGRADEIVASGGALHASASFRRILERALGRPITLRDDGNDTARGAALVALERIRG
- the tkt gene encoding transketolase gives rise to the protein MSDGRPYGGDLDQLCINTIRTLSMDAVQKANSGHPGTPMALAPLAYVIWTRHLRHNPRDPKWIDRDRFILSAGHASMLLYSMLYLTGYGLELDDLKNFRQWESKTPGHPEYGLTVGVETTTGPLGQGFANGVGMAMAEAHIAAQFNTPEHKPIDHHVYAICSDGDLMEGVASEAGSIAGHLQLGKLIYFWDDNKITIEGSTDLAFTEDLLQRFAGYGWHTDRVEDVNDLEALDAAIRRAKEDPRPSMIAVRTVIGYGSPNRAGSEKAHGEALGEEEVKLSKQQLGWPTTDTFWVPDEALRHMRQAGEKGQQMQDEWKRRYDAFAAAEPELAKRLEDALARRLPEGWDADIPTWSKDDKPLATRAASGKAINAIARHVPWLMGGSADLAGSNNTHIDGVGDFEPQSYDGRNLHFGVREHAMGSLMNGMTLHGGVRVYGGTFLIFSDYMKPPVRLAALMEQPTLYIYTHDSVGLGEDGPTHQPIEQLASLRAVPGLVDLRPGDANETAEAWRFAMEYTEGPVFMALTRQGLPIVDRAVFGAASGLRKGAYVLAEAEGELRAILIATGSEVSVAMEAREQLQAEGIGTRVVSMPSWTLFSRQPREYQDEVLPPEIDARVAVEAASPMGWERWVGRAGRVVGISHFGASAPAKEIFKQLGFSADNVAAKAKEALGIASGEGEEAGLAAAGPTKEGTDEGKQS
- the tal gene encoding transaldolase — its product is MSENTSRLHSLHEQGQSVWLDYIRRGIIENGELEEMIRKYDLRGVTSNPSIFEEAIGKSDDYDDAMETFAAEGTEAGEAFERIAVEDIQNACDIFRPVYDAAGGHDGMVSIEVSPLLADDTQRTLDEARKLWKLVDRPNVMVKIPGTDEGIGAIEEALSEGININITLLFSLRGYEAVMEAFLRAMERRAEAGQPLDHVASVASFFVSRVDSAVDAELEKIVAEGGANAEKAKSVMGRAAIANAKMAYARFLQVFSGERWERLKAKGAHVQRPLWASTSTKNPAYRDVIYVEELIGPDTVNTMPLATIQAFADHGEARRTVDLEMDRARGELATLQELGIDLDAVTERLQVEGVEKFAKSFHQMIKTVDEKLTRVAQET
- a CDS encoding NADPH-dependent F420 reductase, which encodes MKIGILGTGVVGQSLGLGFAGRGHEVMMGSRDPGSDKVREWAAKAGGRASAGTFAQAAAFGEIAVLATAWSGTESALQLAGAENLAGKVVIDVTNPLDFSTGAPRLALGFGDSGGEQVQRWLPGAKVVKAFNIITAGEMVDPDFPCGPPTMFICGNDDGAKHAVAGICTDFGWEIVETGGIDGARLLEPLAMLWIVHGIRTGAWTHAFKLLRK
- a CDS encoding FAD-binding oxidoreductase encodes the protein MTDTEIAARNTPVWDDGSWAGLPRLEDDVTADVCVVGLGGSGLTCMGELRRMGVSVVGVDAGMVAGGAAGRNGGFLLAGAYEFYHDAVAAYGRERALTIYRTTLAEVDRITAETPDAVRRVGSLRIAADDEEVADCRAQLAAMRADGLAVEWYEGAEGTGLLIPSDGAFNPLLRCRTLALRLADAGARLFEHSPATELRAGEVRTPGGRVRCGRVIVAVDGRLEQLVPALAGRVRTARLQMVATAPLPEIRFPRPCYMRWGYEWWQQLPDGRIALGGFRDRGGDPEWTHHAEPGDVVQEMIDHFLRGTLGVDAPITHRWAAPVGYTEDGLPVLDEVEPGVWALGGYSGTGNVIGALCGRAAAQLAVTGASELRPLFVSA
- a CDS encoding plastocyanin/azurin family copper-binding protein, whose translation is MQHGNLLAVAALGVLLLAAACGGGRDSVDGDAPADTAQAAAPAPAASSGPVALGTPGEGNGRVIEIKMITDEQGNRFEPNAVSAKEHDVLRFTLVSGGGVHNVSFPAARNPGVQGLPAPSELMQAAGQTKEYVVGLKPGSYYFQCDPHAALGMTGTLNVGA